The Limanda limanda chromosome 20, fLimLim1.1, whole genome shotgun sequence genome has a segment encoding these proteins:
- the sugct gene encoding succinate--hydroxymethylglutarate CoA-transferase, with translation MSASFASLRTRGSVLCSSRLGPPVAMRPPGTTRWGGGPAGGQWMSQTGERLRPLEGVRVLDLTRVLAGPFATMILGDLGAEVIKVERPGAGDDTRVWGPPFISSESVYFLSVNRNKKSIAVDLKHPRGAKIIKELTAVCDVLVENFLPGKLQQLNLGFEQLSKVNPQIIFCSISGYGQTGPRSQSPGYDSIASAVSGMMHITGPEGGGPVRPGVAMTDLATGLYAHGAILAGLLQRQKTGRGLHIDCNLLSSQVSCLSHIAANYLNSGKEARRWGTAHESIVPYQAFETKDGHIVVAAGNDKQFVQVCEVLELIELNKDQKYKTNKLRVQNRKELLHTLSQRFLQKNTADWLRSFEGSGVPVGPINSIQEVFSDPQVKHNDLIQEMNHPTAGRISVPGPAVRFSSFTPGGPTPPPLIGQHTVQVLRDTLSYSDDIIKVLLESKAVVQNKVF, from the exons ATGTCGGCCTCGTTCGCATCGTTAAGAACCCGCGGGTCGGTTCTCTGCTCGTCTCGCCTCGGTCCGCCGGTAGCGATGAGACCCCCGGGGACCAcccgctggggggggggtcccgcCGGCGGCCAGTGGATGTCTCAAACTG GAGAACGCCTGCGACCACTGGAGGGCGTGAGAGTGTTAGACCTGACCAG AGTTCTGGCCGGTCCCTTCGCCACCATGATCCTGGGAGATCTGGGTGCTGAGGTGATCAAAGTGGAAAGACCAG GAGCAGGTGATGACACCAGAGTCTGGGGTCCTCCATTCATCTCTTCAGAGAGCGTCTACTTCCTGAGCgtcaacagaaacaaaaag AGTATCGCTGTTGACCTGAAACATCCACGAGGAGCCAAGATTATCAAAGAG ctgactgcagtgtgtgatgtgttggtAGAAAACTTCCTCCCCGGGAAACTGCAGCAGTTGAATTTAGGGTTTGAGCAGCTGAGCAAAGTGAATCCTCAGATCATCTTCTGCTCCATCTCAG gctaTGGACAGACAGGTCCTCGGTCTCAGAGTCCAGGCTACGACTCCATCGCCTCTGCTGTGTCAGGGATGATGCACATCACTGGGCCAGAG GGCGGGGGGCCGGTGCGTCCAGGTGTTGCTATGACCGACCTGGCGACGGGGCTGTACGCACACGGAGCCATACTGGCTGGactgctgcagagacagaagaCTGGGAGAGGACTTCACATTGACTGCAACCTGCTGTCCtcacag GTTTCCTGTCTCAGCCACATCGCTGCTAACTACCTGAACTCCGGGAAGGAGGCGAGGCGCTGGGGGACGGCCCACGAGAGCATCGTCCCTTACCAG gCCTTTGAAACCAAAGACGGACACATTGTCGTTGCTGCAGGAAACGACAAACAGTTTGTCCAAGTCTGTGAG gttttGGAGCTGATTGAGCTGAACAAGgatcaaaaatacaaaactaacAAACTGAGAGTACAGAACCGAAAAGAACTGCTACACACACTGTCCCAgag ATTCCTGCAGAAGAACACAGCGGATTGGCTGAGGAGTTTTGAGGGCTCCGGTGTTCCTGTTGGACCAATCAACAGCATCCAGGAAGTGTTTTCTGACCCTCAG gTGAAACACAACGATCTCATACAGGAAATGAATCATCCAACAGCAGGACGCATCAGTGTGCCCG GTCCGGCGGTTCGATTCAGCAGCTTCACCCCAGGTGGACCAACGCCCCCCCCGCTGATTGGTCAGCACACTGTGCAGGTGCTGCGGGACACCCTGTCCTacagtgatgacatcatcaaagtGCTGCTGGAGAGCAAGGCAGTGGTCCAGAACAAGGTGTTCTGA